GCCGAGGCGATCAATGCAGGCAGCGTGCATCTGGGCATTACCGCTGTGGACTATTCCGGCTATCCCGACTGCCGCTCCGATTATCTGGCTGCGTACCAGACGCTGGCTGACCTGAGCAGTGTAGCTGGCCGGGAAGGGCACGGGGCGCGGCTGGTGGCTCCCCTTCTGGAAATGAGCAAGGTAGACATCGTGCGGGCCGCGCTGGACGCCCACGTTCCGATTGCCCAGACCTGGAGCTGCTACAGCGGCGGCGCAGAACCGTGCGGGCGCTGTGACTCGTGCCGCATCCGCGACGAGGCACTGCGGGCGGCGGGTCACCCGGAGCTCATGACGGCCTGGGGTCAGGCGCAGCTGAGAACTTAGAATCCTGCGCCGCAGGGCCCAGTCTTACGTAACCAGGACTTAGACAGGAGGTTTGCGCCGACGCTTCTGCTTGGGCGCAGGCGGCTCCGGGGCGTTCCAGGCCGCCAGTTGCTCGGCACTGGCGCCCAGCCGGAGCAGTTCGGCGCTGTCCTGCGGCATTAATCCTGCATGGGGCAGCAGATCGGGTCGGCGGTCCAGGGTGCGGGCCAGCGCCTGGGAGCGCCGCCACTCACGGATCGCGCCGTGGTTCCCTCCCTGGAGCACGTCCGGCACGCCTTCATCGGCCCAGACCGGCGGGCGGGTGTACTCCGGGTAGTCCAGCAGGCCTGAGCTGAAGGAGTCGTCCTGATGTGAGGCTTCGTCACCCAACACACCAGGGACCAGCCGCGCCACCGCTTCCATGATGCAGGCCGCCGCCGCCTCGCCGCCCATCAT
The sequence above is a segment of the Deinococcus radiophilus genome. Coding sequences within it:
- the queC gene encoding 7-cyano-7-deazaguanine synthase QueC; the protein is MSHSFPNDNPRAVVLLSGGLDSSTVLGLAVQDGYQPTALSFRYGQRHTAELERAAVIAAHFGAEHRIVDINIGSFGGSALTDDGLDVPLEATPDGVVPPTYVPGRNTVFIAVGLSLAEAINAGSVHLGITAVDYSGYPDCRSDYLAAYQTLADLSSVAGREGHGARLVAPLLEMSKVDIVRAALDAHVPIAQTWSCYSGGAEPCGRCDSCRIRDEALRAAGHPELMTAWGQAQLRT